The Daucus carota subsp. sativus chromosome 7, DH1 v3.0, whole genome shotgun sequence genome window below encodes:
- the LOC108193636 gene encoding protein HESO1-like isoform X2, with product MSSHSQMEQALQNILSKIKPEREDWAVRFDIINDVRDAVQTVESLRGATVEPFGSFVSELFSKWGDLDISVEIHTYSHISHTARKQKESLLADLLGALRSKGTWRKLRLISNARVPFLKLEHHLQRITCDISVTNLLGQMKAKLLFWITGIDERFRDIVLLVKEWAIALDINEAESGTLNSYCLTLMVLFHFQTCVPAILPPLKEIYPGDLAHDFSGVRADAERKIEETCAVNINRFKLDRSRRINRSSLFGLLISFFAKFSDIDGRASAQGINPYSGCWEDIGNNMAWLSRTFVLYVEDPFEQPVNTARAITNNHLTRMADAFRATHNMLASKDRNQATLYATLIRRDRLPPEQSLVRNKPGNNRSRPQINRASSSSSQSQTRNNGRSNNENMNRPVQPRHHNQARQSQTRNNGRSNNENMSRPVQPRHHNQAQQIWRPKSS from the exons ATGAGTTCCCACAGTCAAATGGAGCAAGCTCTTCAGAATATTCTTTCTAAGATTAAACCTGAGAGAGAAGATTGGGCAGTGAGATTTGACATCATTAATGATGTTCGAGATGCTGTTCAGACGGTGgaaagtctcagag GTGCAACTGTGGAACCCTTTGGCTCGTTTGTATCTGAACTATTTTCAAAATGGGGAGATCTGGATATATCTGTAGAGATACATACATATTCTCATATCTCACATACAGCAAGAAAGCAGAAGGAAAGTTTGCTGGCAGATTTACTAGGAGCTCTTAGAAGTAAAG GTACATGGCGTAAGCTCAGACTTATCAGTAATGCTAGAGTACCCTTCTTGAAGTTGGAGCACCACCTTCAAAGGATCACTTGTGATATCTCTGTTACTAATTTGCTTGGTCAAATGAAGGCCAAGTTGCTTTTCTGGATCACTGGGATTGATGAGCGCTTTCGAGATATAGTTTTGCTG GTCAAGGAATGGGCCATAGCGCTTGATATTAACGAAGCAGAGTCTGGGACTTTGAATTCATATTGTCTAACCTTGATGGTTCTCTTTCATTTCCAG ACATGTGTACCTGCAATTCTACCGCCTCTTAAAGAAATCTATCCAGGAGATTTGGCACATGACTTTTCAG GTGTAAGAGCTGATGCTGAGAGAAAAATCGAAGAAACGTGTGCTGTGAACATAAACAGGTTCAAGTTGGATAGGTCTAGGAGGATAAACCGAAGTTCTTTATTTGGTCTGCTCATTTCTTTCTTTGCAAAG TTCTCTGACATTGATGGGAGGGCCTCAGCACAAGGAATTAACCCATACTCTGGATGCTGGGAAGATATCGGGAACAACATGGCTTGGTTGTCCAGGACGTTTGTACTCTAT GTTGAGGATCCTTTTGAGCAGCCTGTTAATACTGCAAGGGCTATTACCAACAACCATCTGACAAGAATGGCAGATGCATTTCGAGCTACACACAATATGCTTGCATCAAAAGATCGTAATCAGGCTACCCTCTACGCCACACTAATTAGACGAGACCGACTGCCACCGGAACAGTCACTAGTCAGAAACAAGCCTGGAAACAACCGGAGTCGTCCACAGATAAACCgagcttcatcatcatcatcgcaGTCTCAAACTCGAAACAATGGACGTTCCAATAATGAAAATATGAACAGACCTGTGCAGCCTCGTCATCATAATCAAGCACGGCAGTCTCAAACTCGAAACAATGGACGTTCCAATAATGAAAATATGAGCAGACCTGTGCAGCCTCGTCATCATAATCAAGCACAGCAGATTTGGAGGCCCAAATCATCTTGA
- the LOC108196652 gene encoding chorismate mutase 1, chloroplastic isoform X1, with product MEAKLLGVASPAIFSTNYSCISKPNSFNPRQSFQNCNFRCFNSGHFKNSSFQPVHASAASIGLDAKRRIDESDCYTLDGIRSSLIRQEDSIIFSLVERAQYCYNADTYDPNAFWKDGFQGSFVEFMLRGTEALHAQAGRYKSPDEHPFFPEHLPEPILPPLQYPQVLHPIAESININNRIWDMYIKNLVPRLVKEGEDGNCGATAVCDTICLQALSKRIHYGKFVAEAKFRASPDAYETAIKKQDKAQLMDLLTYPEVEDVIVRRVEMKTRTYAQEVTDDDAEPVYKIKPSLVADLYGTWIMPLTKEVQVEYLLRRLD from the exons ATGGAAGCAAAGCTCTTGGGAGTTGCCTCTCCTGCCATTTTCTCCACCAATTATTCCTGTATCTCCAAACCCAATTCATTTAATCCTCGCCAGAGCTTTCAAAATTGCAACTTTCGATGTTTTAATTCAGGGCATTTCAAGAACTCCTCCTTTCAGCCTGTTCATGCTTCTGCTGCTTCCATAGG ATTGGATGCTAAAAGGAGGATTGATGAGAGCGACTGTTATACTTTAGACGGGATAAGAAGTTCATTGATACGACAAGAAGATAGCATTATATTTAGCCTCGTGGAGAGAGCACAGTATTGTTACAATGCAGACACATATGATCCAAATGCCTTCTGGAAGGACGGATTCCAAGGATCTTTTGTTGAATTTATGCTTAGAGGAACTGAAGCGCTACATGCTCAG GCTGGAAGATATAAGAGTCCAGATGAGCATCCTTTTTTCCCAGAGCACTTGCCCGAACCCATATTGCCACCTTTGCAGTATCCGCAG GTTCTGCATCCCATCGCTGAATCAATAAATATCAACAATAGGATATGGgatatgtatattaaaaatcttGTTCCAAGATTAGTCAAGGAAGGCGAAGATGGAAACTGTGGAGCAACTGCAGTCTGTGACACAATTTGCTTGCAG GCACTCTCAAAGAGAATTCACTATGGTAAATTTGTAGCAGAAGCAAAGTTCCGAGCCTCGCCAGATGCCTATGAAACTGCTATTAAAAAACAA GACAAGGCCCAGCTAATGGACTTGCTAACGTACCCAGAGGTGGAAGATGTAATCGTTAGGAGAGTAGAGATGAAAACCAGAACTTATGCTCAAGAGGTGACTGACGATGATGCTGAGCCTGTGTACAAAATTAAACCAAGCTTGGTTGCTGATCTCTATGGAACGTGGATAATGCCATTAACTAAAGAGGTTCAAGTTGAATATTTATTGAGACGTCTGGACTAA
- the LOC108196652 gene encoding chorismate mutase 1, chloroplastic isoform X2: MEAKLLGVASPAIFSTNYSCISKPNSFNPRQSFQNCNFRCFNSGHFKNSSFQPVHASAASIGLDAKRRIDESDCYTLDGIRSSLIRQEDSIIFSLVERAQYCYNADTYDPNAFWKDGFQGSFVEFMLRGTEALHAQAGRYKSPDEHPFFPEHLPEPILPPLQYPQALSKRIHYGKFVAEAKFRASPDAYETAIKKQDKAQLMDLLTYPEVEDVIVRRVEMKTRTYAQEVTDDDAEPVYKIKPSLVADLYGTWIMPLTKEVQVEYLLRRLD; this comes from the exons ATGGAAGCAAAGCTCTTGGGAGTTGCCTCTCCTGCCATTTTCTCCACCAATTATTCCTGTATCTCCAAACCCAATTCATTTAATCCTCGCCAGAGCTTTCAAAATTGCAACTTTCGATGTTTTAATTCAGGGCATTTCAAGAACTCCTCCTTTCAGCCTGTTCATGCTTCTGCTGCTTCCATAGG ATTGGATGCTAAAAGGAGGATTGATGAGAGCGACTGTTATACTTTAGACGGGATAAGAAGTTCATTGATACGACAAGAAGATAGCATTATATTTAGCCTCGTGGAGAGAGCACAGTATTGTTACAATGCAGACACATATGATCCAAATGCCTTCTGGAAGGACGGATTCCAAGGATCTTTTGTTGAATTTATGCTTAGAGGAACTGAAGCGCTACATGCTCAG GCTGGAAGATATAAGAGTCCAGATGAGCATCCTTTTTTCCCAGAGCACTTGCCCGAACCCATATTGCCACCTTTGCAGTATCCGCAG GCACTCTCAAAGAGAATTCACTATGGTAAATTTGTAGCAGAAGCAAAGTTCCGAGCCTCGCCAGATGCCTATGAAACTGCTATTAAAAAACAA GACAAGGCCCAGCTAATGGACTTGCTAACGTACCCAGAGGTGGAAGATGTAATCGTTAGGAGAGTAGAGATGAAAACCAGAACTTATGCTCAAGAGGTGACTGACGATGATGCTGAGCCTGTGTACAAAATTAAACCAAGCTTGGTTGCTGATCTCTATGGAACGTGGATAATGCCATTAACTAAAGAGGTTCAAGTTGAATATTTATTGAGACGTCTGGACTAA
- the LOC108196653 gene encoding endochitinase EP3 has protein sequence MLSSTITMNIFATIILAGILLPELTAAQNCGCAADLCCSRYGYCGTSDDYCGAGCQAGPCTAPPPQNGVSVESIVTDSFFNQIIDQAEGSCAGKGFYSRSKFLEALESYSQFGRVGTEDDSKREIAAFFAHATHETGHFCYIEEIDGPSKDYCDENSTQYPCAPNKGYYGRGPIQLSWNFNYGPAGSSIGFDGLNNPEIVAEDPVVSFKTALWYWMNNVHSVITSGQGFGATIRAINGALECDGGNPDTVSARVGYYTDYCSQLGVAPGDNLRC, from the exons ATGCTTTCCTCTACCATCACCATGAACATTTTCGCCACCATCATTCTGGCTGGAATCCTCCTGCCGGAACTAACAGCTGCTCAAAACTGCGGCTGCGCCGCCGATCTCTGTTGTAGCCGCTACGGTTACTGTGGCACAAGCGATGACTACTGTGGGGCAGGCTGTCAAGCCGGTCCTTGTACGGCTCCTCCACCTCAAAACGGCGTTTCGGTAGAGAGTATCGTGACGGATTCATTTTTTAACCAAATTATTGATCAAGCTGAAGGGAGTTGTGCTGGAAAAGGATTTTATTCGAGATCGAAATTTCTGGAAGCTTTGGAGTCGTACTCTCAGTTTGGGAGGGTGGGCACGGAAGATGATTCGAAGCGCGAGATTGCTGCTTTCTTTGCCCATGCAACTCATGAAACTGGAC ATTTCTGCTATATAGAAGAAATAGATGGCCCTTCCAAGGACTATTGTGATGAAAACAGTACACAGTATCCATGTGCACCTAACAAGGGTTACTACGGCCGAGGTCCCATTCAGCTCTCCTGGAACTTCAACTATGGACCTGCTGGAAGTAGTATCGGATTTGATGGCCTCAACAATCCGGAAATAGTGGCTGAAGATCCAGTTGTGTCCTTCAAGACGGCCCTGTGGTACTGGATGAACAATGTGCACTCTGTCATTACTTCTGGCCAGGGCTTCGGAGCAACTATCCGTGCTATCAATGGTGCTCTTGAATGTGATGGCGGCAACCCTGATACTGTCAGTGCTCGAGTTGGATATTATACTGATTATTGTAGTCAGCTTGGTGTGGCTCCTGGGGATAATCTTAGATGTTAG
- the LOC108193636 gene encoding protein HESO1-like isoform X1, translating to MVLFKMSSHSQMEQALQNILSKIKPEREDWAVRFDIINDVRDAVQTVESLRGATVEPFGSFVSELFSKWGDLDISVEIHTYSHISHTARKQKESLLADLLGALRSKGTWRKLRLISNARVPFLKLEHHLQRITCDISVTNLLGQMKAKLLFWITGIDERFRDIVLLVKEWAIALDINEAESGTLNSYCLTLMVLFHFQTCVPAILPPLKEIYPGDLAHDFSGVRADAERKIEETCAVNINRFKLDRSRRINRSSLFGLLISFFAKFSDIDGRASAQGINPYSGCWEDIGNNMAWLSRTFVLYVEDPFEQPVNTARAITNNHLTRMADAFRATHNMLASKDRNQATLYATLIRRDRLPPEQSLVRNKPGNNRSRPQINRASSSSSQSQTRNNGRSNNENMNRPVQPRHHNQARQSQTRNNGRSNNENMSRPVQPRHHNQAQQIWRPKSS from the exons ATGGTTCTTTTCAAG ATGAGTTCCCACAGTCAAATGGAGCAAGCTCTTCAGAATATTCTTTCTAAGATTAAACCTGAGAGAGAAGATTGGGCAGTGAGATTTGACATCATTAATGATGTTCGAGATGCTGTTCAGACGGTGgaaagtctcagag GTGCAACTGTGGAACCCTTTGGCTCGTTTGTATCTGAACTATTTTCAAAATGGGGAGATCTGGATATATCTGTAGAGATACATACATATTCTCATATCTCACATACAGCAAGAAAGCAGAAGGAAAGTTTGCTGGCAGATTTACTAGGAGCTCTTAGAAGTAAAG GTACATGGCGTAAGCTCAGACTTATCAGTAATGCTAGAGTACCCTTCTTGAAGTTGGAGCACCACCTTCAAAGGATCACTTGTGATATCTCTGTTACTAATTTGCTTGGTCAAATGAAGGCCAAGTTGCTTTTCTGGATCACTGGGATTGATGAGCGCTTTCGAGATATAGTTTTGCTG GTCAAGGAATGGGCCATAGCGCTTGATATTAACGAAGCAGAGTCTGGGACTTTGAATTCATATTGTCTAACCTTGATGGTTCTCTTTCATTTCCAG ACATGTGTACCTGCAATTCTACCGCCTCTTAAAGAAATCTATCCAGGAGATTTGGCACATGACTTTTCAG GTGTAAGAGCTGATGCTGAGAGAAAAATCGAAGAAACGTGTGCTGTGAACATAAACAGGTTCAAGTTGGATAGGTCTAGGAGGATAAACCGAAGTTCTTTATTTGGTCTGCTCATTTCTTTCTTTGCAAAG TTCTCTGACATTGATGGGAGGGCCTCAGCACAAGGAATTAACCCATACTCTGGATGCTGGGAAGATATCGGGAACAACATGGCTTGGTTGTCCAGGACGTTTGTACTCTAT GTTGAGGATCCTTTTGAGCAGCCTGTTAATACTGCAAGGGCTATTACCAACAACCATCTGACAAGAATGGCAGATGCATTTCGAGCTACACACAATATGCTTGCATCAAAAGATCGTAATCAGGCTACCCTCTACGCCACACTAATTAGACGAGACCGACTGCCACCGGAACAGTCACTAGTCAGAAACAAGCCTGGAAACAACCGGAGTCGTCCACAGATAAACCgagcttcatcatcatcatcgcaGTCTCAAACTCGAAACAATGGACGTTCCAATAATGAAAATATGAACAGACCTGTGCAGCCTCGTCATCATAATCAAGCACGGCAGTCTCAAACTCGAAACAATGGACGTTCCAATAATGAAAATATGAGCAGACCTGTGCAGCCTCGTCATCATAATCAAGCACAGCAGATTTGGAGGCCCAAATCATCTTGA
- the LOC108194929 gene encoding anaphase-promoting complex subunit 11 — protein sequence MAFDGCCPDCKLPGDDCPLIWGACNHAFHLHCILKWVNSQTTQAQCPMCRREWQFKE from the exons ATGGCTTTTGATGGTTGTTGTCCTGATTGCAAACTCCCTGGGGATGATTGTCCACTAA TATGGGGTGCATGCAATCATGCATTTCATCTTCACTGTATCCTCAAGTGGGTAAATTCACAGACTACTCAAGCACAATGCCCCATGTGCCGTAGGGAATGGCAATTTAAGGAATGA